A single window of Nicotiana tomentosiformis chromosome 1, ASM39032v3, whole genome shotgun sequence DNA harbors:
- the LOC138906406 gene encoding uncharacterized protein, with protein MHQQGSRAMIPPLVASPPAQSVRGRGQTAKGGGQTIRGGVQAVRGGGQPVRDRPRYAVQSGGAQSRFYTFLARPEAESSDVVITGIVRVCHRDASVLFDPGSTYSYVSSYFASYLVMPRDSLSAPMCVSTLVGDSIMVDYVYHSFVITIGSLETSVDLLLLDMVDCDIILGMD; from the coding sequence ATGCATCAacagggttctcgtgctatgattccaccactggttgcttcaccgcctgctcagtcagttagaggtaggggtcagacagctaaaggtggaggccagaccattagaggtggagttcaggccgttagaggtggaggccagccagttagagaccGTCCCAGgtatgcagttcagagtggtggggcccaatcCCGATTTTATACTTTTCTAGCTAGACCTGAGGCCGAATCATCCGATGTCgtaattacaggtattgttcgagtttgccatagagatgcttcagttctatttgatccaggatctacttattcctatgtgtcctcttattttgcttcatatctggtgatgCCTCGCGATTCTCTAAGTGCTCCTATGTGTGTGTCCACTctggtgggagattctatcatgGTAGATTATGTCTATCATTCAtttgtgattactattgggagtcttgagactagtgtggatctcctacttcttgatatggtagattgtgatatcatcttgggtatggattag
- the LOC104088405 gene encoding uncharacterized protein produces MEEENTQILEINLISAQSLKTPIANFRRLQTYALIFVDSSNKLRTKIDHFGGENPTWNDKFLFRVSPKFISGDTSGVSVEIYAVGVLKDFLVGTVRLLLSSCFKGMVNSGISTATPVFTAVQIRRPSGRFQGVLNIGAAVYSSTDFSLLNGLSAVCFRDLMEEKESGRWRRRRLSRGGSKRSEQSSGGESCDFSDGTDSTTSSSSSVVSTALKDWNSVRTAVEMAEKKDLKSDGGGLLCGLVMQKKIQLCPFDQNSRFWTESFEKDP; encoded by the coding sequence ATGGAAGAGGAAAATACTCAAATTCTGGAGATCAACTTGATCTCTGCTCAATCCCTCAAAACCCCAATCGCTAACTTCCGCCGTTTGCAAACTTACGCCCTTATCTTTGTTGACTCATCTAATAAACTCCGTACCAAGATCGATCATTTCGGCGGCGAAAACCCTACCTGGAACGACAAATTCCTCTTCCGTGTTTCGCCAAAATTCATTTCCGGCGATACCTCCGGCGTCTCCGTTGAAATATACGCCGTTGGTGTCCTCAAGGATTTCCTCGTCGGTACTGTGCGTCTCCTGTTAAGTAGTTGTTTCAAAGGAATGGTGAATTCTGGAATTAGTACTGCAACTCCGGTTTTCACAGCTGTACAGATTAGGCGGCCTTCTGGAAGGTTCCAAGGAGTTCTGAATATCGGTGCCGCGGTTTACAGTAGTACGGATTTTTCGTTGTTGAATGGATTGTCTGCTGTGTGTTTTCGTGATTTAATGGAAGAGAAAGAGAGCGGCCGATGGCGGCGACGGCGGCTTAGCCGTGGAGGATCGAAGCGGAGTGAGCAATCATCAGGCGGCGAGTCTTGCGATTTCTCCGACGGCACTGATTCGACGACCTCTTCGTCGTCGTCGGTGGTTTCTACGGCGTTGAAAGACTGGAACAGTGTGCGAACAGCTGTAGAGATGGCGGAAAAGAAAGATTTGAAATCTGACGGTGGAGGTTTGCTGTGCGGTTTAGTGATGCAGAAGAAAATTCAATTGTGTCCGTTTGATCAGAATTCACGGTTCTGGACTGAATCCTTTGAGAAGGATCCATAA
- the LOC104088402 gene encoding BAG family molecular chaperone regulator 6 isoform X2: protein MYPMYGFIDTHPYQRNRVPHNPPYYPQFEPNRHHLNIDPARSSVAYESWPCGGNYEHPYPPRCHSCCIHNNSPSQCALGPPYPYLPLPPYSDCSNPAYPVMYAANYVSPHFTMEQPRYEYEQNMGSGHHCCGCPNHPCYTKGGSNVKIEEQDQGKKNQSNESLVPFGFKNCPYPVVWMKPDYMKNSASMKPNGFEDKQDEVEDVKTLGDCRSFEQPNVWKAWSPYHGNDSELPKQRGDLLRKQHDDDVNKKQFPFPMIWMPYKPEETDGKVSKEIGVEQEQTSPLKSTTPRLHDVEDKRSNSRENEANSGSEICRKELNKDSVTKTIPVRQVEQIENVLDGKLEDASQRHDVDAKGKKTTEDGGKKQSSSPTKSSKLPPVCLRVDPLPRKKRSNGSSRSPSPPGRKGKLVESPSDSSKPRILPNEMENVHLGKSSTTGTPEKSIEVEPSKGNRKVVEVAQGISKEDKLQDHYTVFPDLKGQAMGQSSEGDTSKVANEINHQPDGVAAEAHANNQGHQSGEAREAAKGNAGVVLDMKPDRTKLSDDKAATVIQSAYRGFNVWRWEPLKKLKQITKVKEQMAKLKNRIQALESSADNAVDNKQMTIVTEAIMGLLLKLDAIQGLHPTVREYRKSVAKELVSLQEKLDLLNCKKQLAESEHALTAQSSRDACRTVEDNISMQGGQEVPKFEQNDDLAKGDEGIKLNAKEPCQEQPRCVAETLANSHHIGNVEEVVGKEENENIDEVMENFSSGGAVEMVDEETESLSESEENLNDKSPDENAVVVEKSEEHDKAEQSLPNPTPFSVELKENSGLEFRGYGLKGKGEGVDELEELHRGVLDEETSVQGSTEIRKDEVLQHDNGDLTAHIPEEKFSDTESREHHHLEALGETLVVLGPMNMHSSNGQDKNSQVLETDKPVRVDDPEQEKEDLRSLNEEGKISDVDDKVGMEEDGEELGQCGAGSDVFPIYSQEEAITMKQSTDVTNMEELETTEVLQEKMQNAVERDIEILDSKKPTELSAEPQLSTATIDEVKEYYVQDKQNVGEKNMEVQGEELPARSDALVSVLNSECEENNVEVEQRHLEENFEMQEEEPVAADNAAPMTEEPVDESIVMTAPKLEAATTETQLLGEKELSVAEDRSTYPSTCDTVEGNSADAVHSFGSTPNEVRVMDAKELKEWKRVEMSPSSPTASQVSFDNDAFSESSQKLIEENEKLREMMEKLIKAGKEQLAVVSSLSGRVKDLEKRLSRKKKLKLRRYRVPRAGSVCMKPSNDSLKDRAVGLAM from the exons ATGTATCCCATGTACGGGTTCATCGACACTCATCCTTATCAAAGAAACCGAGTACCTCACAATCCTCCTTATTATCCCCAGTTTGAACCCAATCGTCATCATCTGAACATTGATCCAGCTAGATCTTCTGTAGCTTATGAATCCTGGCCTTGTGGTGGTAACTATGAGCATCCTTATCCGCCGCGGTGTCACAGTTGCTGTATCCATAACAATTCCCCGAGCCAGTGTGCATTGGGTCCTCCTTATCCCTACCTTCCACTGCCTCCCTACAGCGACTGTAGCAATCCAGCATATCCGGTGATGTATGCTGCTAATTATGTTTCTCCCCATTTTACTATGGAGCAGCCTCGGTACGAATATGAACAGAATATGGGAAGTGGTCATCACTGCTGTGGCTGTCCAAATCATCCATGTTATACGAAAGGAGGGAGCAATGTTAAAATAGAAGAACAGGACCAGGGTAAGAAAAACCAAAGCAACGAGTCCTTGGTTCCTTTTGGGTTCAAGAATTGTCCTTATCCGGTTGTGTGGATGAAACCTGATTATATGAAGAATAGCGCAAGCATGAAGCCTAATGGATTTGAAGATAAACAGGATGAGGTGGAAGATGTGAAGACATTAGGTGATTGCAGATCTTTCGAACAACCAAATGTCTGGAAAGCATGGTCTCCTTATCATGGGAATGACTCAGAATTACCAAAGCAACGAGGAGATCTACTCAGAAAACAACATGACGATGATGTAAACAAGAAACAGTTTCCATTTCCGATGATATGGATGCCTTACAAACCTGAGGAAACAGATGGCAAAGTCAGCAAGGAGATTGGTGTTGAGCAGGAGCAAACCTCCCCCTTAAAATCTACCACACCAAGGTTACATGATGTTGAAGACAAGAGAAGCAATTCTAGAGAAAATGAAGCGAATAGTGGAAGTGAAATCTGCAGAAAGGAACTGAATAAAGATTCTGTTACGAAAACTATTCCAGTAAGGCAAGTGGAGCAGATTGAGAACGTCTTGGATGGAAAACTGGAAGATGCTTCCCAGCGGCATGATGTTGATGCTAAAGGGAAGAAAACCACTGAAGATGGTGGCAAAAAGCAGTCGTCTTCTCCTACAAAGTCATCCAAGCTGCCCCCTGTTTGTCTAAGAGTTGATCCCCTGCCTAGGAAAAAAAGAAGTAACGGCAGTTCTAGGTCTCCTAGTCCTCCTGGCAGGAAGGGGAAATTAGTAGAATCGCCAAGTGACAGCTCCAAACCTCGCATCTTACCAAATGAGATGGAGAATGTTCATCTTGGCAAATCATCCACAACAGGTACGCCGGAGAAAAGCATAGAAGTGGAACCAAGTAAAGGAAACAGAAAAGTCGTTGAGGTCGCACAAGGGATTAGCAAAGAAGATAAACTTCAAGATCATTATACGGTTTTCCCTGATCTGAAAGGGCAGGCAATGGGCCAAAGCAGTGAGGGTGATACTAGTAAAGTAGCCAATGAGATCAACCATCAACCTGATGGAGTAGCAGCAGAAGCTCATGCCAACAATCAAGGACATCAGAGTGGTGAGGCCAGAGAAGCAGCGAAGGGAAATGCGGGTGTAGTTTTGGACATGAAACCAGATAGGACTAAGCTGTCTGATGATAAGGCGGCTACTGTGATTCAGTCGGCATACCGAGGGTTCAACGTGTGGAGATGGGAGCCTCTGAAGAAATTAAAGCAGATAACCAAAGTAAAGGAGCAGATGGCTAAGCTTAAAAACCGTATTCAGGCTTTGGAGAGCTCAGCTGACAATGCAGTTGACAACAAACAGATGACTATTGTCACAGAAGCCATAATGGGTCTTCTGCTGAAGCTTGACGCTATTCAG GGGTTGCATCCAACTGTTAGGGAATATAGAAAATCTGTAGCAAAGGAACTTGTTAGCCTGCAGGAGAAGCTGGATCTGCTGAACTGTAAGAAGCAACTGGCAGAAAGTGAACATGCTTTAACTGCTCAATCCAGCAGGGATGCATGCAGGACGGTGGAAGATAACATTTCCATGCAGGGAGGCCAGGAGGTGCCAAAGTTTGAACAAAATGATGATTTAGCGAAGGGGGATGAAGGAATAAAGTTAAATGCAAAGGAGCCCTGTCAAGAGCAGCCTCGTTGTGTAGCAGAGACACTGGCCAACTCTCATCACATAGGCAATGTAGAGGAAGTGGTCGGTAAAGAAGAAAACGAGAACATTGATGAGGTGATGGAGAACTTTTCAAGTGGTGGTGCAGTGGAGATGGTGGATGAGGAAACAGAATCACTTTCTGAATCTGAGGAAAATTTGAATGATAAGTCACCTGATGAAAATGCGGTAGTAGTTGAGAAATCAGAAGAGCATGACAAAGCTGAACAATCTTTGCCAAATCCTACTCCATTTTCTGTAGAACTAAAAGAAAATTCTGGTTTAGAGTTCAGAG GTTATGGTTTGAAGGGGAAGGGTGAAGGTGTTGATGAATTGGAAGAGCTCCATCGAGGAGTCCTTGATGAAGAGACTAGTGTTCAAGGGTCTACTGAGATTAGAAAAGACGAGGTCCTCCAACATGACAATGGAGACCTTACTGCTCATATTCCTGAAGAAAAATTCTCTGATACAGAGAGTCGAGAGCACCACCACTTGGAAGCATTAGGTGAAACATTAGTTGTTTTGGGGCCAATGAACATGCACAGCAGCAATGGACAAGACAAAAATTCACAAGTTCTGGAAACAGATAAACCAGTACGAGTTGACGATCCAGAACAAGAGAAAGAAGATCTCAGATCATTAAATGAAGAAGGGAAGATCTCTGATGTTGATGATAAGGTTGGTATGGAGGAGGATGGCGAGGAACTTGGACAATGCGGCGCTGGGTCAGATGTGTTTCCAATATACTCACAGGAAGAAGCAATCACCATGAAGCAGTCTACAGATGTCACCAACATGGAGGAATTGGAAACAACTGAAGTACTGCAGGAGAAAATGCAAAATGCAGTAGAGAGAGACATTGAAATCCTTGATTCAAAAAAACCCACTGAACTGTCAGCAGAACCTCAACTATCTACTGCTACCATTGACGAGGTCAAAGAATATTATGTTCAGGATAAGCAGAATGTTGGGGAGAAAAATATGGAGGTGCAAGGTGAGGAATTGCCTGCTCGCAGTGATGCTTTGGTCTCTGTACTCAATAGTGAATGCGAAGAGAATAATGTGGAGGTTGAGCAGAGGCATCTGGAGGAAAACTTTGAGATGCAAGAGGAAGAACCAGTGGCTGCTGATAACGCTGCACCGATGACCGAGGAACCAGTGGATGAAAGTATAGTGATGACTGCTCCAAAATTGGAAGCTGCAACTACTGAGACGCAGCTGTTAGGGGAGAAAGAGCTTAGTGTAGCAGAGGACCGCAGCACATATCCATCGACATGTGATACTGTGGAAGGTAATTCAGCTGATGCTGTCCATTCTTTTGGTTCTACGCCTAATGAAGTACGAGTTATGGATGCAAAGGAGCTTAAAGAATGGAAGAGAGTGGAAATGTCACCATCATCACCTACAGCTAGCCAAGTATCCTTTGATAATGATGCATTCTCAGAGAGCAGTCAAAAGCTTATAGAAGAGAATGAAAAATTAAGGGAGATGATGGAGAAACTAATAAAAGCAGGGAAAGAACAACTCGCTGTTGTATCCAGTCTCTCTGGAAGAGTTAAGGACCTGGAGAAGAGATTGTCCAggaagaagaagctgaaattgaGACGATATAGGGTTCCAAGAGCAGGATCAGTCTGTATGAAGCCATCGAATGACTCACTGAAAGACAGAGCTGTGGGATTGGCAATGTGA
- the LOC104088402 gene encoding BAG family molecular chaperone regulator 6 isoform X1, which translates to MYPMYGFIDTHPYQRNRVPHNPPYYPQFEPNRHHLNIDPARSSVAYESWPCGGNYEHPYPPRCHSCCIHNNSPSQCALGPPYPYLPLPPYSDCSNPAYPVMYAANYVSPHFTMEQPRYEYEQNMGSGHHCCGCPNHPCYTKGGSNVKIEEQDQGKKNQSNESLVPFGFKNCPYPVVWMKPDYMKNSASMKPNGFEDKQDEVEDVKTLGDCRSFEQPNVWKAWSPYHGNDSELPKQRGDLLRKQHDDDVNKKQFPFPMIWMPYKPEETDGKVSKEIGVEQEQTSPLKSTTPRLHDVEDKRSNSRENEANSGSEICRKELNKDSVTKTIPVRQVEQIENVLDGKLEDASQRHDVDAKGKKTTEDGGKKQSSSPTKSSKLPPVCLRVDPLPRKKRSNGSSRSPSPPGRKGKLVESPSDSSKPRILPNEMENVHLGKSSTTGTPEKSIEVEPSKGNRKVVEVAQGISKEDKLQDHYTVFPDLKGQAMGQSSEGDTSKVANEINHQPDGVAAEAHANNQGHQSGEAREAAKGNAGVVLDMKPDRTKLSDDKAATVIQSAYRGFNVWRWEPLKKLKQITKVKEQMAKLKNRIQALESSADNAVDNKQMTIVTEAIMGLLLKLDAIQGLHPTVREYRKSVAKELVSLQEKLDLLNCKKQLAESEHALTAQSSRDACRTVEDNISMQGGQEVPKFEQNDDLAKGDEGIKLNAKEPCQEQPRCVAETLANSHHIGNVEEVVGKEENENIDEVMENFSSGGAVEMVDEETESLSESEENLNDKSPDENAVVVEKSEEHDKAEQSLPNPTPFSVELKENSGLEFRGCGLKGKGVRGYGLKGKGEGVDELEELHRGVLDEETSVQGSTEIRKDEVLQHDNGDLTAHIPEEKFSDTESREHHHLEALGETLVVLGPMNMHSSNGQDKNSQVLETDKPVRVDDPEQEKEDLRSLNEEGKISDVDDKVGMEEDGEELGQCGAGSDVFPIYSQEEAITMKQSTDVTNMEELETTEVLQEKMQNAVERDIEILDSKKPTELSAEPQLSTATIDEVKEYYVQDKQNVGEKNMEVQGEELPARSDALVSVLNSECEENNVEVEQRHLEENFEMQEEEPVAADNAAPMTEEPVDESIVMTAPKLEAATTETQLLGEKELSVAEDRSTYPSTCDTVEGNSADAVHSFGSTPNEVRVMDAKELKEWKRVEMSPSSPTASQVSFDNDAFSESSQKLIEENEKLREMMEKLIKAGKEQLAVVSSLSGRVKDLEKRLSRKKKLKLRRYRVPRAGSVCMKPSNDSLKDRAVGLAM; encoded by the exons ATGTATCCCATGTACGGGTTCATCGACACTCATCCTTATCAAAGAAACCGAGTACCTCACAATCCTCCTTATTATCCCCAGTTTGAACCCAATCGTCATCATCTGAACATTGATCCAGCTAGATCTTCTGTAGCTTATGAATCCTGGCCTTGTGGTGGTAACTATGAGCATCCTTATCCGCCGCGGTGTCACAGTTGCTGTATCCATAACAATTCCCCGAGCCAGTGTGCATTGGGTCCTCCTTATCCCTACCTTCCACTGCCTCCCTACAGCGACTGTAGCAATCCAGCATATCCGGTGATGTATGCTGCTAATTATGTTTCTCCCCATTTTACTATGGAGCAGCCTCGGTACGAATATGAACAGAATATGGGAAGTGGTCATCACTGCTGTGGCTGTCCAAATCATCCATGTTATACGAAAGGAGGGAGCAATGTTAAAATAGAAGAACAGGACCAGGGTAAGAAAAACCAAAGCAACGAGTCCTTGGTTCCTTTTGGGTTCAAGAATTGTCCTTATCCGGTTGTGTGGATGAAACCTGATTATATGAAGAATAGCGCAAGCATGAAGCCTAATGGATTTGAAGATAAACAGGATGAGGTGGAAGATGTGAAGACATTAGGTGATTGCAGATCTTTCGAACAACCAAATGTCTGGAAAGCATGGTCTCCTTATCATGGGAATGACTCAGAATTACCAAAGCAACGAGGAGATCTACTCAGAAAACAACATGACGATGATGTAAACAAGAAACAGTTTCCATTTCCGATGATATGGATGCCTTACAAACCTGAGGAAACAGATGGCAAAGTCAGCAAGGAGATTGGTGTTGAGCAGGAGCAAACCTCCCCCTTAAAATCTACCACACCAAGGTTACATGATGTTGAAGACAAGAGAAGCAATTCTAGAGAAAATGAAGCGAATAGTGGAAGTGAAATCTGCAGAAAGGAACTGAATAAAGATTCTGTTACGAAAACTATTCCAGTAAGGCAAGTGGAGCAGATTGAGAACGTCTTGGATGGAAAACTGGAAGATGCTTCCCAGCGGCATGATGTTGATGCTAAAGGGAAGAAAACCACTGAAGATGGTGGCAAAAAGCAGTCGTCTTCTCCTACAAAGTCATCCAAGCTGCCCCCTGTTTGTCTAAGAGTTGATCCCCTGCCTAGGAAAAAAAGAAGTAACGGCAGTTCTAGGTCTCCTAGTCCTCCTGGCAGGAAGGGGAAATTAGTAGAATCGCCAAGTGACAGCTCCAAACCTCGCATCTTACCAAATGAGATGGAGAATGTTCATCTTGGCAAATCATCCACAACAGGTACGCCGGAGAAAAGCATAGAAGTGGAACCAAGTAAAGGAAACAGAAAAGTCGTTGAGGTCGCACAAGGGATTAGCAAAGAAGATAAACTTCAAGATCATTATACGGTTTTCCCTGATCTGAAAGGGCAGGCAATGGGCCAAAGCAGTGAGGGTGATACTAGTAAAGTAGCCAATGAGATCAACCATCAACCTGATGGAGTAGCAGCAGAAGCTCATGCCAACAATCAAGGACATCAGAGTGGTGAGGCCAGAGAAGCAGCGAAGGGAAATGCGGGTGTAGTTTTGGACATGAAACCAGATAGGACTAAGCTGTCTGATGATAAGGCGGCTACTGTGATTCAGTCGGCATACCGAGGGTTCAACGTGTGGAGATGGGAGCCTCTGAAGAAATTAAAGCAGATAACCAAAGTAAAGGAGCAGATGGCTAAGCTTAAAAACCGTATTCAGGCTTTGGAGAGCTCAGCTGACAATGCAGTTGACAACAAACAGATGACTATTGTCACAGAAGCCATAATGGGTCTTCTGCTGAAGCTTGACGCTATTCAG GGGTTGCATCCAACTGTTAGGGAATATAGAAAATCTGTAGCAAAGGAACTTGTTAGCCTGCAGGAGAAGCTGGATCTGCTGAACTGTAAGAAGCAACTGGCAGAAAGTGAACATGCTTTAACTGCTCAATCCAGCAGGGATGCATGCAGGACGGTGGAAGATAACATTTCCATGCAGGGAGGCCAGGAGGTGCCAAAGTTTGAACAAAATGATGATTTAGCGAAGGGGGATGAAGGAATAAAGTTAAATGCAAAGGAGCCCTGTCAAGAGCAGCCTCGTTGTGTAGCAGAGACACTGGCCAACTCTCATCACATAGGCAATGTAGAGGAAGTGGTCGGTAAAGAAGAAAACGAGAACATTGATGAGGTGATGGAGAACTTTTCAAGTGGTGGTGCAGTGGAGATGGTGGATGAGGAAACAGAATCACTTTCTGAATCTGAGGAAAATTTGAATGATAAGTCACCTGATGAAAATGCGGTAGTAGTTGAGAAATCAGAAGAGCATGACAAAGCTGAACAATCTTTGCCAAATCCTACTCCATTTTCTGTAGAACTAAAAGAAAATTCTGGTTTAGAGTTCAGAGGTTGTGGTTTGAAGGGGAAGGGGGTCAGAGGTTATGGTTTGAAGGGGAAGGGTGAAGGTGTTGATGAATTGGAAGAGCTCCATCGAGGAGTCCTTGATGAAGAGACTAGTGTTCAAGGGTCTACTGAGATTAGAAAAGACGAGGTCCTCCAACATGACAATGGAGACCTTACTGCTCATATTCCTGAAGAAAAATTCTCTGATACAGAGAGTCGAGAGCACCACCACTTGGAAGCATTAGGTGAAACATTAGTTGTTTTGGGGCCAATGAACATGCACAGCAGCAATGGACAAGACAAAAATTCACAAGTTCTGGAAACAGATAAACCAGTACGAGTTGACGATCCAGAACAAGAGAAAGAAGATCTCAGATCATTAAATGAAGAAGGGAAGATCTCTGATGTTGATGATAAGGTTGGTATGGAGGAGGATGGCGAGGAACTTGGACAATGCGGCGCTGGGTCAGATGTGTTTCCAATATACTCACAGGAAGAAGCAATCACCATGAAGCAGTCTACAGATGTCACCAACATGGAGGAATTGGAAACAACTGAAGTACTGCAGGAGAAAATGCAAAATGCAGTAGAGAGAGACATTGAAATCCTTGATTCAAAAAAACCCACTGAACTGTCAGCAGAACCTCAACTATCTACTGCTACCATTGACGAGGTCAAAGAATATTATGTTCAGGATAAGCAGAATGTTGGGGAGAAAAATATGGAGGTGCAAGGTGAGGAATTGCCTGCTCGCAGTGATGCTTTGGTCTCTGTACTCAATAGTGAATGCGAAGAGAATAATGTGGAGGTTGAGCAGAGGCATCTGGAGGAAAACTTTGAGATGCAAGAGGAAGAACCAGTGGCTGCTGATAACGCTGCACCGATGACCGAGGAACCAGTGGATGAAAGTATAGTGATGACTGCTCCAAAATTGGAAGCTGCAACTACTGAGACGCAGCTGTTAGGGGAGAAAGAGCTTAGTGTAGCAGAGGACCGCAGCACATATCCATCGACATGTGATACTGTGGAAGGTAATTCAGCTGATGCTGTCCATTCTTTTGGTTCTACGCCTAATGAAGTACGAGTTATGGATGCAAAGGAGCTTAAAGAATGGAAGAGAGTGGAAATGTCACCATCATCACCTACAGCTAGCCAAGTATCCTTTGATAATGATGCATTCTCAGAGAGCAGTCAAAAGCTTATAGAAGAGAATGAAAAATTAAGGGAGATGATGGAGAAACTAATAAAAGCAGGGAAAGAACAACTCGCTGTTGTATCCAGTCTCTCTGGAAGAGTTAAGGACCTGGAGAAGAGATTGTCCAggaagaagaagctgaaattgaGACGATATAGGGTTCCAAGAGCAGGATCAGTCTGTATGAAGCCATCGAATGACTCACTGAAAGACAGAGCTGTGGGATTGGCAATGTGA
- the LOC104088403 gene encoding hevamine-A-like produces the protein MAIKTSFLLAYVPILLILALVARSEAGGIAIYWGQNGNEGTLAETCATGNYNFVNIAFLSSFGSGRNAMINLAGHCDPYTPNGCVNVSSDIKSCQSKGIKVMFSIGGGAGAYSIASSADASQVATYLWNNFLGGKSTSRPLGNAILDGIDFDLESGEGPYWGDLAKYLARYSKIGKKVYLTAAPQCPFPDACVGGALKTGLFDYVWVQFYNNPPCQYNSGNFTSFQDSWNQWISSIPAKKIFLGLPAAADAAGSGFIPVSDLTSQVLPAIKGSAKYGGVMLWSKYYDDQTGYSSSIKSHV, from the coding sequence ATGGCAATCAAGACTTCATTTTTGTTAGCTTATGTCCCAATATTGTTGATTTTAGCACTAGTGGCGAGGTCTGAAGCTGGTGGAATTGCTATCTATTGGGGACAGAATGGCAACGAAGGGACACTAGCTGAGACTTGTGCTACTGGAAACTATAATTTCGTCAACATAGCATTTCTCTCATCGTTTGGCAGTGGTCGAAACGCAATGATCAATCTAGCTGGCCATTGCGATCCATACACTCCAAATGGATGCGTTAACGTGAGTTCTGATATAAAATCTTGCCAATCTAAAGGAATCAAAGTAATGTTTTCGATCGGGGGAGGGGCAGGAGCATATTCAATTGCCTCATCTGCTGATGCTAGTCAAGTTGCTACATATCTCTGGAACAACTTCTTGGGTGGAAAATCGACTTCACGCCCTCTCGGCAATGCAATTTTGGATGGAATTGACTTTGATTTAGAGAGTGGAGAAGGACCATATTGGGGTGATCTTGCTAAGTATCTAGCAAGATATAGCAAGATAGGCAAGAAAGTGTACTTAACTGCAGCACCACAATGTCCATTTCCTGATGCCTGTGTTGGAGGGGCATTAAAAACAGGTCTTTTTGACTATGTTTGGGTACAATTCTATAACAATCCTCCATGTCAGTATAATTCAGGAAATTTTACTAGCTTTCAAGATTCATGGAATCAGTGGATTTCATCAATTCCTGCTAAGAAAATATTTCTTGGATTGCCAGCTGCTGCAGATGCAGCTGGAAGTGGATTTATTCCAGTGAGTGATTTAACATCTCAAGTGCTTCCAGCTATAAAGGGTTCTGCTAAGTATGGAGGGGTTATGCTATGGTCCAAATATTATGATGATCAAACTGGTTATAGTTCTTCTATTAAAAGCCATGTCTAA
- the LOC104088401 gene encoding uncharacterized protein produces MGKAKKAPKFAVMKKMVTHKAIKQYKEDVLNPNKKDLTKEKLPKNVPYVSSALFFKYNTALGPPYRVLVDTNFINFSIQNKLDLEKGMMDCLYAKCTPCITDCVMAELEKLGQKYRVALRIAKDPRFERLPCTHKGTYADDCIVERVTQHKCYIVATCDRDLKRRIRKVPGVPIMYITQHKYSIERLPEATIGGAPRY; encoded by the exons ATGGGAAAAGCAAAGAAAGCCCCCAAATTCGCGGTGATGAAGAAAATGGTTACTCACAAAGCTATCAAACA GTACAAAGAGGACGTTTTGAACCCTAATAAGAAAGATTTGACTAAAGAAAAGCTCCCCAAAAACGT GCCTTACGTTTCGTCTGCGCTTTTCTTCAAGTACAACACAGCTCTGGGACCGCCTTATCGAGTTCTGGTCGATACTAACTTTATCAATTTCTCCATTCAGAATAAA TTGGATTTGGAGAAAGGAATGATGGATTGTTTGTATGCCAAAT GTACTCCGTGTATAACAGACTGTGTTATGGCTGAGCTGGAGAAGCTGGGTCAGAAGTACCGTGTTGCTCTTAG AATTGCAAAAGATCCCCGATTTGAAAGGCTTCCCTGCACTCACAAAGGAACATatgctgatgattgtattgttgaGAGAGTTACTCAA CACAAGTGCTATATTGTCGCAACATGTGATCGAGATTTGAAGCGTAGAATACGCAAG GTCCCTGGTGTACCAATCATGTACATTACTCAACATAAATACTCCATTGAAAGGTTGCCTGAAGCAACAATCGGTGGAG CTCCAAGATATTGA